The DNA window TTACACAATGATAAAATTGCTCCTTCATTTGCATGCTAGTGTCTAATTTAGAAAAACATAcataaaaaagttttaaaatcacAACCTGACTTATTAGATTATGTCcaaacatttattaattattcaagtACAATAGtcttacttaaaatatttaaaaaaaaatgtctttaaCTTATTCGATTCTCATTCAAAATATCATTTAGTgctaatcttttttaaaaaataaaaaaatcaaaatcttataaattatttctaaataaggATAATCCCAAAATTGACTTTCATTTTTGTAACTTATGTATGCTCACAAACAAAGTGAGAGATCTTGTTTGACTATATATACAATAGACATATAAGTAAGAAAAGAGGGATTGATAAGAAGTTTAAACAATCAAATTcatattaataagaaaaaaaatcatgttaaaaacAATTCAGATGCAATATATTACtatccaaatcaaacaaataataaataaacacccAACTTTGTTAATCTTAAGAAAATCAAACTACAAGAGAAACACATTAAGTCGTGTAAAGATTCATTATTGAACTAAGAAAGATTATAGGAAAAAAGTCTAATATGATGGTGGTCCAATGgagtaaaaacaaaaaaaacattgataGAAGGTTTTAGACGAGTTTGAACTCACCTCTATTGGTTAGCGGCATAGAAATAATAAGCTTGCCAATCAAGAGTTGTTGATTTTGGTACAATTTCATCGTCAATAGATGCACACCACTTGTCATTTTTTGCATCAGCTAGTAACCATCTAACCTCGTCGGGCACATTCGTCAAATCAAAGTTCCAACCATCCGATCTTTTTGAATGTGATGCGGAATTTTTCCTTTTTTGGATTTTGCTACTGCTCGCATGGTTCTGCTTTGtgaaaaactataaattaaaaaaagttgaagCAAGAAactgatatatttatttttttgctttAACTTACATTTTCTGCCGAGTCTGAAGCTGGTCCGTTTGAAGTATGGTCGATGTTAATGTTGTCTAAGAACAAATGATCCCCTCCCGTCTCTTTCTCATACTGATTATGCTCCTCCGGTTCACCACTCTGCTCAATAATTTGCCATTCTTCCCCAAACTGTGACAGTCTTGTATCTATCATTTCCCCGTTGCTCCTTCGCAGGCGACAAATAACAAAGGGCTTCTGTAATTGGTTTGAagttaatttacaaattaacaaaaaaaataaatttgacaaaatttggatcacggTACTCAAAATTATCAAAGTAAACCTGACCTGTATGTCAATGGAAGAAAGTTCATACATGAACCAGCCAGTTTTCTCCGCCCCTGGTGCCTGACCGATGTAGAAAAACAGAGTTCTCTTTTTACCAATAATTTCTGAGGCATACGTTACACTGCATTCTTTTTCCGAAGCTTTCCAATAACCAGATTGAGTAGTTCTCGCACTTGGAGATTCTTCCGGATACTTCTTATCAAGGGTAGAGAAGTAGAACTGCTCAAGGTTCGATTGTATGACGGATATACCTGTAAACATGTAAACTAGAACTAGTCAAATTTCATCCcgtaaataaaaacaattaattgacCATATAATATGAGATAAAACTTGAAGAAGATCCAATCAAATTTGTATAAGAAATCAGATGACATTGGAATAGATATTGACCTTAAATTAATAGGGCTAATACTATATATCTTTTTTACATGTGCATGACTTCTAAACAGTCAACCCCTCTTATCGATCTAGGGTTTAATAACCTAACTATTTCATATCagattaaaattaatatcaactgGATACAATTCCAACCATCTATCTATCCAACTACAAATGTCTGACAATCATACCAACTCTATGCTTGATTTGTGTAGAATACTTGTGTTT is part of the Impatiens glandulifera chromosome 1, dImpGla2.1, whole genome shotgun sequence genome and encodes:
- the LOC124920134 gene encoding NAC domain-containing protein 60-like, producing the protein MAAQTPIQKLKWLTSLPSVFTGFRSSPTDGDLVNYYLDENIQGSERSVYVIPEVESKALPGISVIQSNLEQFYFSTLDKKYPEESPSARTTQSGYWKASEKECSVTYASEIIGKKRTLFFYIGQAPGAEKTGWFMYELSSIDIQKPFVICRLRRSNGEMIDTRLSQFGEEWQIIEQSGEPEEHNQYEKETGGDHLFLDNINIDHTSNGPASDSAENFFTKQNHASSSKIQKRKNSASHSKRSDGWNFDLTNVPDEVRWLLADAKNDKWCASIDDEIVPKSTTLDWQAYYFYAANQ